The following nucleotide sequence is from Micromonospora sp. WMMD1120.
ATCGATTCTCAATAGGCGTGAGGTTGGTCGCGATGCCGATGTCGGTGCGGCAGGGTAGGTTTATGACCGGTGTGCCGGGAAGGCTGGTCGGCAATGTTCTTGTCGTGCCTGGTTGAGGAGCTTCGTGTCCGGTACCCCTTCTCGTTCGCCTCGTTTCCTGTTCGGCCGTGGTAGCTGGCCAGAGACCCGCCGGATCGGTGACGTGTTGCGCACCGAAACCGTTGGCGGGGCGCTGCTGCTGGGCGCGGCAGTGCTGGCCCTGGTCTGGGCGAACTCTCCGTGGGCGTCGGCCTATCAGAAGCTGGGCGCGTTGCAGATCGGGCCGCACGCGCTGCACCTGGACCTGACTCTCGCGCAGTGGGCTGCCGACGGCCTGCTGGCGATCTTCTTCTTCGTCGCCGGGCTGGAACTCAAGCGTGAGTTCGTCGCTGGCGACCTGCGCGACCCGCGTCGGGCGATCATGCCGGTCGCCGCGGCCCTGGGCGGCATGATCGCACCGGCACTGATCTACACGGCGATCAACGCGAACACGGCCGGCGGGGCGTTGTCCGGGTGGGCGGTGCCGACCGCCACCGACATCGCCTTCGCGCTCGCCGTGCTCGGGGTCATCGCCACCCACCTGCCCGCAGCGCTGCGCACGTTCCTGTTGACGCTCGCCGTTGTCGACGACCTTCTCGCCATCGTCATCATCGCGGTGTTCTACACCAGTAGCCTGCACCTGCTGCCGCTGCTGGCCGCCCTGGTGCCGCTCGCCGGGTTCGCGGTGCTGGTGCAACGCCGGGTGCGGTCGTGGTGGTTGCTGCTCCCGCTGGCCGCCGCCACCTGGGCGCTGGTGCACGCCTCGGGGATCCACGCCACCGTCGCCGGCGTGTTGCTCGGGTTCATGGTGCCGGTGCTGCGTCGCGCCGAAGGCCCCGGGCCCGGCCTGGCGGAGCATTTCGAACACCGGTGGCGGCCACTGTCAGCCGGAGTGGCGGTGCCGGTTTTCGCGTTCTTCGCCGCCGGGGTGTCGCTGGCCGGCGCCGGCGGGCTCGGCGCGACAGTGCGGGACCCGGTGACCATCGGCATCGTCGCCGGTCTGGTTCTCGGCAAGTGTGTCGGCGTGCTCGGTGCGACGTGGCTGATGCAGCGGGTCACCCGCGCTTCCCTCGGCGACGAGGTGAGCTGGTGGGACGTGCTCGGGCTGTCGCTACTGGCCGGCATCGGGTTCACCGTGTCGCTGCTGATCGGCGAACTCGCGTTCGGCACCGGCAGCGAGAAGGACGAGCACGCCCGCATCGGCATCCTGGCCGGATCGCTGATCGCCGCGCTGCTGGCCACCGTGGTGCTGCGCGCCC
It contains:
- the nhaA gene encoding Na+/H+ antiporter NhaA, whose product is MSGTPSRSPRFLFGRGSWPETRRIGDVLRTETVGGALLLGAAVLALVWANSPWASAYQKLGALQIGPHALHLDLTLAQWAADGLLAIFFFVAGLELKREFVAGDLRDPRRAIMPVAAALGGMIAPALIYTAINANTAGGALSGWAVPTATDIAFALAVLGVIATHLPAALRTFLLTLAVVDDLLAIVIIAVFYTSSLHLLPLLAALVPLAGFAVLVQRRVRSWWLLLPLAAATWALVHASGIHATVAGVLLGFMVPVLRRAEGPGPGLAEHFEHRWRPLSAGVAVPVFAFFAAGVSLAGAGGLGATVRDPVTIGIVAGLVLGKCVGVLGATWLMQRVTRASLGDEVSWWDVLGLSLLAGIGFTVSLLIGELAFGTGSEKDEHARIGILAGSLIAALLATVVLRARNRHYRRLCAVEEADADADGVPDIYQRQDSDVPR